One window from the genome of Serinibacter salmoneus encodes:
- the coxB gene encoding cytochrome c oxidase subunit II, which yields MSTTPRRPLRKVLVPGLAVAGLGLAGCTPAVERGFLPEQAPGATNNTDMIIELWNNSWIAALLVGVLVWGLLIWCLIVYRKRKNDNQLPPQLRYHVPLELMYTFVPIVMVGVLFATTSRTMGEIVDTSAEPDVTIEVVGKRWSWDFNYMDSDVHFSGVQAELTGEEGVPETLPTLYLPQGELVELQLRTRDVNHAFWVPAFLMKMDMITGRENSFQIVPQELGVFEGKCAELCGEYHASMLFNVEVVTPEEYEAYMDELAAQGNTGILGPEYDVLQGAVEQEGSH from the coding sequence GTGTCGACTACGCCCCGCCGCCCCCTGAGAAAAGTGCTGGTGCCCGGCCTTGCCGTGGCCGGCCTCGGTCTTGCCGGGTGCACCCCTGCCGTCGAGCGGGGGTTCCTCCCCGAGCAGGCTCCGGGTGCCACCAACAACACCGACATGATCATCGAGTTGTGGAACAACTCCTGGATCGCGGCGCTGCTGGTCGGGGTGTTGGTCTGGGGACTGCTGATCTGGTGCCTGATCGTGTACCGCAAGCGCAAGAACGACAACCAGCTCCCGCCCCAGTTGCGCTACCACGTGCCGCTGGAGTTGATGTACACGTTCGTGCCGATCGTGATGGTCGGTGTGCTGTTCGCCACGACATCCCGCACGATGGGCGAGATCGTGGACACCTCCGCCGAACCCGACGTGACCATCGAGGTGGTCGGCAAGCGCTGGTCATGGGACTTCAACTACATGGACTCCGACGTCCACTTCTCCGGAGTCCAGGCCGAACTCACGGGCGAGGAGGGTGTGCCCGAGACGCTCCCGACGCTCTACCTCCCGCAGGGTGAGCTCGTGGAGCTGCAGTTGCGCACCCGCGATGTCAACCACGCCTTCTGGGTGCCGGCCTTCCTCATGAAGATGGACATGATCACCGGTCGGGAGAACTCCTTCCAGATCGTGCCGCAGGAGCTCGGGGTCTTCGAGGGCAAGTGCGCGGAACTGTGCGGCGAGTACCACGCCTCGATGCTCTTCAACGTCGAGGTCGTCACCCCCGAGGAGTACGAGGCCTACATGGACGAACTCGCGGCGCAGGGCAACACCGGAATCCTCGGTCCCGAGTACGACGTGCTGCAGGGCGCGGTCGAGCAGGAAGGTAGCCACTGA